Proteins encoded by one window of Paenibacillus sp. DCT19:
- a CDS encoding diguanylate cyclase has product MLEHLGSLPASLNSPSSGDPASAASLHNEHALWMQQVDITPFDFSYLGSLLQQAFTDWQQQRNPIPNNAATIFNIWDTEGVSVGDPYEDVSMDVSLTVLRCLETGQEQSLLSSDKHGQFHLLAIPLRSRSNKDMFAVFTALIYEPNQYETSEALVRAEASHYRTCFYRRFEYIFMTDLLHAHEQSAREEHRRSILFQIVQRMHDNMDVDTILDEVFSSMDYLYPTMRITLFMSQDQSSSNARIKPLLVHERGEDICVRSFMEGRLIVVRSIDGENRIIEVGLPLKGKQGIYGVFYIEMNDELMEESDLQLITMMADTAGTAFENAKLHEQSNMLIQELRLINDLTQRLNKSLQLMEIFQFAEQEMLGMFQAESCCILQLNDSTNQFEVMSSNVHQLRRQSFPNNYGIAGALYQSEEPLIMSNYLQHAPFPSQFMDHTKSLSLIASPVRVNGEVKCVIMLGHTQEQFFSYDNYRLLQMLVIHMGLALSNATLHAEVRRLANLDMLTGLYVRHYLDNVIHERQAHEFCGSLIVVDIDQFKQVNDTFGHQTGDQVLKQVSDIVVSSVRPEDVCARWGGEELAIYMPQLGIRQALEYAEIIRQRVSEETRPSVTVSSGIAEWSWMDEKVSVESLFYRADMALYQAKNGGRNRIVLEEQEVTR; this is encoded by the coding sequence ATGTTAGAACATCTAGGAAGTTTACCAGCCAGTCTGAATTCGCCAAGTTCGGGCGATCCCGCATCTGCTGCATCTCTTCATAATGAGCATGCGCTCTGGATGCAGCAAGTGGATATCACACCTTTTGATTTTTCATATTTGGGGAGTCTGTTACAGCAGGCCTTTACCGATTGGCAACAACAACGCAACCCCATACCAAACAATGCAGCTACGATATTCAATATATGGGATACCGAAGGCGTCAGCGTAGGAGATCCATATGAGGATGTAAGCATGGACGTGAGCCTCACGGTATTAAGATGTCTGGAAACGGGACAAGAACAATCCTTGCTTAGCAGTGATAAGCATGGGCAATTTCATCTGCTTGCTATTCCACTCCGTTCGAGAAGCAATAAGGATATGTTCGCTGTATTCACTGCATTGATCTATGAGCCTAACCAATATGAAACGTCAGAAGCCTTGGTTCGAGCTGAGGCATCGCACTATCGGACTTGCTTTTACCGCAGGTTTGAATACATATTTATGACGGATCTGTTACATGCTCATGAGCAATCGGCACGTGAAGAACATCGTAGATCAATACTGTTCCAGATTGTTCAACGGATGCACGACAATATGGACGTGGATACGATATTGGATGAAGTGTTTAGCAGCATGGATTATTTGTATCCTACGATGCGAATTACGCTTTTTATGTCCCAAGACCAGAGCAGCTCTAATGCCCGGATCAAACCTTTACTGGTTCATGAACGAGGCGAAGATATCTGTGTACGTTCCTTCATGGAAGGACGCCTTATTGTTGTTCGATCGATCGATGGTGAGAACAGAATTATTGAGGTGGGGTTACCTCTCAAAGGAAAACAGGGCATATACGGTGTGTTTTACATTGAGATGAATGATGAGCTGATGGAGGAATCAGATCTGCAATTGATTACGATGATGGCAGATACGGCAGGTACAGCCTTCGAGAATGCGAAACTGCATGAACAATCCAATATGCTTATCCAGGAACTTCGTCTAATTAACGATTTGACACAACGGTTGAATAAAAGTCTGCAACTGATGGAAATTTTTCAATTCGCTGAACAAGAGATGCTTGGCATGTTCCAAGCTGAATCATGCTGTATTCTCCAATTGAATGATAGTACGAACCAGTTTGAAGTGATGTCCTCTAACGTTCATCAGCTACGCCGCCAATCATTCCCGAACAATTACGGTATTGCAGGTGCATTGTATCAATCGGAAGAGCCGCTTATTATGTCTAACTATCTTCAACATGCTCCATTTCCTTCTCAATTTATGGATCATACGAAATCGTTATCTCTGATTGCGTCACCGGTTCGGGTGAACGGTGAAGTGAAGTGTGTAATTATGCTTGGACATACACAGGAGCAATTTTTCTCTTACGATAATTATCGCTTGCTGCAGATGTTAGTAATTCATATGGGACTTGCGCTGTCCAATGCAACACTTCATGCCGAAGTGCGCCGTTTGGCTAATCTGGACATGCTAACAGGATTATATGTTCGTCATTACTTAGATAATGTTATTCATGAACGACAGGCGCATGAGTTCTGTGGTTCTCTCATTGTGGTTGATATCGATCAATTCAAGCAGGTAAACGATACATTTGGCCATCAAACGGGGGATCAGGTTCTTAAGCAGGTGAGTGACATCGTCGTAAGCTCTGTTCGGCCAGAGGATGTATGTGCCCGCTGGGGCGGCGAAGAGTTAGCCATTTATATGCCTCAATTAGGGATACGACAGGCTCTCGAATACGCGGAGATCATACGCCAGCGGGTGTCAGAAGAGACAAGGCCGTCGGTAACAGTCTCAAGCGGGATCGCGGAGTGGAGCTGGATGGATGAAAAAGTGAGTGTAGAATCACTATTTTATCGCGCAGATATGGCTCTTTACCAAGCCAAGAATGGAGGACGTAACCGTATCGTATTAGAAGAACAAGAAGTTACACGTTAA
- a CDS encoding HPr family phosphocarrier protein has protein sequence MSSNNAAVVEIAQTAGKFTSSIVLHSENKYIDVKSILGLFTTLISTHSYELHVHGPDADEAKAAMSDVFAKHGLNVKIASE, from the coding sequence ATGTCGAGTAATAACGCGGCTGTAGTGGAAATTGCTCAAACAGCAGGCAAGTTTACTTCTTCAATCGTGCTTCATTCAGAGAACAAGTATATCGATGTGAAAAGTATCTTGGGCTTGTTTACAACACTGATCAGCACTCATAGCTATGAATTGCATGTTCATGGTCCAGATGCCGATGAGGCCAAAGCAGCCATGTCTGATGTATTTGCTAAGCATGGACTGAATGTAAAGATCGCATCGGAGTAA
- a CDS encoding aminopeptidase, whose product MKDPRIQKLAANLVGYSVDVQPGENVLVEMIGSERDLINAVVEEVGKKGGNVFVQLTDRTVQRAMLKNATEEMMKTWAEIDLNRMKQMDCYIGIRAGENVNDLSDVPEEKMKMYNSLYSHPVHSEQRVKHTKWVVLRYPNASMAQLANTSTEAFEDFYFDVCNLDYAKMDKAQDALANLMNRTDKVRITGPGTDLSFSIKDIGAVKCSGQKNIPDGEVYSAPVRDSVNGTISYNAATLYNGVTFENIKFTFKDGKIVEATSNDTARLNDILDSDDGARHIGEFAIGFNPYILHPMKDILFDEKIAGSLHFTPGQAYEETDNGNRSSIHWDLVLIQRPDYGGGEIYFDDVLIRKDGIFVIPELECLNPDRLK is encoded by the coding sequence ATGAAAGATCCAAGAATCCAGAAGCTGGCGGCTAACTTGGTCGGTTACTCTGTGGATGTACAACCAGGCGAGAACGTTCTGGTCGAGATGATCGGAAGCGAGCGTGACTTAATCAACGCTGTGGTTGAGGAAGTAGGGAAAAAGGGCGGTAATGTATTTGTCCAGTTGACCGACAGAACGGTACAACGTGCAATGCTCAAAAATGCAACAGAAGAAATGATGAAAACATGGGCAGAGATTGATCTGAATCGGATGAAACAAATGGATTGTTACATCGGGATTCGTGCGGGCGAGAACGTAAATGATCTGTCCGATGTACCAGAAGAGAAGATGAAAATGTATAATTCATTGTATTCTCATCCTGTACATAGCGAGCAGCGCGTGAAGCATACCAAATGGGTTGTATTGCGCTACCCGAATGCAAGTATGGCACAACTCGCGAACACGAGCACAGAGGCGTTTGAAGACTTCTACTTCGATGTATGTAACCTCGATTATGCCAAAATGGATAAAGCACAAGACGCACTGGCTAACCTCATGAACCGTACGGATAAAGTGCGTATTACAGGGCCAGGAACAGATCTCAGCTTCTCCATCAAGGATATCGGTGCAGTGAAGTGTTCTGGTCAAAAAAATATTCCAGATGGAGAAGTATACAGTGCTCCGGTACGTGACTCCGTAAATGGAACGATCAGTTATAATGCAGCAACGCTGTATAACGGTGTTACGTTTGAGAATATTAAGTTCACATTCAAAGACGGCAAAATTGTAGAAGCGACAAGCAATGATACAGCGCGCCTGAATGATATTTTGGATTCGGATGATGGTGCACGTCATATTGGTGAATTCGCTATTGGATTCAATCCATACATTCTTCATCCTATGAAAGATATCCTGTTTGATGAGAAAATCGCTGGAAGCCTACATTTTACACCTGGGCAGGCATATGAAGAAACAGATAATGGAAACCGTTCATCCATTCACTGGGATCTGGTATTGATTCAACGTCCAGATTACGGCGGAGGAGAGATTTATTTTGACGATGTACTGATCCGCAAAGATGGTATTTTCGTTATTCCTGAGCTGGAATGCCTGAATCCAGACCGTTTGAAATAG
- a CDS encoding helix-turn-helix transcriptional regulator: protein MKNKIEIYRRELNMTQQDLAEKVNVSRQTIISLERGRYNPSIMLAYLIARVFNKSIEQVFIFEKEGDIE, encoded by the coding sequence ATGAAGAATAAAATTGAGATCTACCGTCGAGAGCTTAACATGACACAACAGGATCTGGCGGAAAAGGTTAACGTATCACGTCAGACCATCATTTCATTGGAAAGAGGGCGATACAATCCATCGATTATGCTGGCTTATCTCATAGCCCGAGTGTTCAATAAAAGCATTGAACAAGTTTTTATTTTTGAGAAAGAGGGGGATATTGAGTGA
- the rpsD gene encoding 30S ribosomal protein S4, with amino-acid sequence MARYTGPKFKLSRRLGISLSGTGKDLKRPFPPGQHGANQRRKMSNYGMQLQEKQKLRHMYGLGEKQFRTLFARAQKMQGIAGENFMFLLECRLDNLVYRLGFANSRAGARQLVSHGHITVNGKKVDIASYQVSTGDVISLRERSRGLSSVKEALENRTHLPAYVEFNDTAVEGKFIRLPERSELSQEIDEKQIVEFYNR; translated from the coding sequence ATGGCACGTTACACTGGTCCTAAATTTAAATTGAGCCGTCGCCTCGGCATTTCCCTTAGCGGAACAGGCAAAGATTTGAAACGTCCTTTCCCTCCAGGTCAGCACGGAGCTAACCAACGCAGAAAAATGAGCAACTACGGTATGCAGTTGCAAGAAAAACAAAAACTGCGTCACATGTACGGTTTGGGCGAAAAACAATTCCGCACTCTGTTTGCTAGAGCGCAAAAAATGCAAGGTATCGCGGGTGAAAACTTCATGTTCTTGCTTGAGTGCCGCCTTGACAACCTCGTTTACCGTCTTGGATTTGCTAACTCCCGTGCAGGAGCACGTCAGTTGGTATCCCATGGTCACATCACTGTAAACGGCAAAAAAGTCGACATCGCTTCTTACCAAGTAAGCACTGGCGACGTAATCAGCTTGCGTGAAAGAAGCCGCGGTTTGTCTTCTGTTAAAGAAGCATTGGAAAACCGTACGCATCTTCCAGCATACGTTGAGTTCAACGATACAGCAGTTGAGGGTAAATTCATCCGTCTGCCTGAGCGTTCGGAATTGTCCCAAGAAATCGATGAGAAACAAATCGTCGAGTTCTACAACCGTTAA
- a CDS encoding YlaN family protein codes for MTSSDLQDQLNLKAISLLQEDADKIQKLIEVQMENLATRYCPLYEEVLDTQMYGFSKEVDFAVRAGLLPEGAGKQMVSALERNLAILYEALNKKNEQ; via the coding sequence ATGACTTCATCTGATCTGCAGGACCAGCTGAATTTGAAAGCGATCAGTCTTCTTCAAGAAGATGCAGATAAAATACAGAAGCTTATTGAAGTACAGATGGAGAATCTGGCTACCCGCTACTGCCCTCTCTATGAGGAAGTATTGGATACACAGATGTATGGGTTCTCCAAGGAAGTTGATTTTGCTGTTCGTGCAGGTCTCCTTCCAGAAGGTGCTGGTAAGCAGATGGTTAGCGCGCTTGAGCGGAATCTGGCGATTCTATATGAAGCCTTGAACAAAAAGAATGAGCAATAG